TTCTAGTTTTAGCATTATCTCTATAGTGTTAGTGTTTATAGTACAGTTCTATTGATATAGTCTTCTAGTTTTAGCATTATCTCTATAGTGTTAGTGTTTATAGCACAGTTCTATTGATATAGTCTTCTAGTTTTAGCATTATCTCTATAGTGTTAGTGTTTATAGTACAGTTCTATTGATATAATCTTCTAGTTTTAGCATTATCTCTATAATGTTAGTGTTTATAGCACAGTTCTATTGATATGGTCTTCTAGTTTTAGCATTATCTCTATAGTGTTAGTGTTTATAGTACAGTTCTATTGATATAGTCTTCTAGTTTTAGCATTATATCTATAATGTTAGTGTTTATAGCACAGCTCTATTGATATAGTCTTCTAGTTTTAGCATTATCTCTATAGTGTTAGTGTTTATAGCACAGTTCTATTGATATAGTCTTCTAGTTTTAGCATTATCTCTATAGTGTTAGTGTTTATAGTACAGTTCTATTGGTATAGTCTTCTAGTTTTAGCATTATCTCTATAGTGTTAGTGTTTATAGCACAGTTCTATTGATATAGTCTTCTAGTTTTAGCATTATCTCTATAGTGTTAGTGTTTATAGTACAGTTCTATTGATATAGTCTTCTAGTTTTAGCATTATCTCTATAGTGTTAGTGTTTATAGTACAGTTCTATTGATATGGTCTTCTAGTTTTAGCATTATCTCTATAGTGTTAGTGTTTATAGTACAGTTCTATTGATATGGTCTTCTAGTTTTAGCATTATCTCTATAGTGTTAGTGTTTATAGTACAGTTCTATTGATATGGTCTTCTAGTTTTAGCATTATCTCTATAGTGTTAGTGTTTATAGCACAGTTCTATTGATATGGTCTTCTAGTTTTAGCATTATCTCTATAATGTTAGTGTTTATAGTACAGTTCTATTGATATGGTCTTCTAGTTTTAGCATTATCTCTATAGTGTTAGTGTTTATAGTACAGTTCTATTGATATAGTCTTCTAGTTTTAGCATTATATCTATAATGTCACTGTTTCTAATTTTGTTCAGAGAGCTGCCAGGTCTGATGGAGACGGTCACATCTGCATTTCAGTCTTTGAAGCAAAAACTAGCCAATGAAAAAGATGAAGCCAAACAAAAAATGCTTACTAAAAGCTTGGCCCGAAGTGAGGAAGCTTTACAAATCTTTGAATCAAAATCTGAAGATGAACGTAGCTCTAAAACAACTCAAGAGGTAGTTTTTAGGTGCTATAAAGCATGCCTTCCATGCCGTCGCACACGTCTACAAAGTTTTCTATTTCTTTAAGTACATCCTCACCCTCAGCACTGCCAGATATGTTAACTTATGATGTTACTAGCAGGGTTGTAAAATTGGCCAGGAGAAACAGTTTGTACCAGGACAGTGGGAAAAACTGGGACAAACTAGTAAATACCGTCCGAAACTGGTAAAAATGGAGCAAAACTGGAAAAAATCATTATAGGGGCTAACATACTCCCTATAAAGTAGTTGTATTGTGAGTTTGTGATGTAGATGTATATTGTTATAGAAATAGAGGggatattatatttataaatacttaATATATTGAAGCATGTTCTACAACAATGATATCAAAGGGAGACTGAGTTAAAATAGAAATCTAGCTCTATGGTttgatagagagagagagacttgTGAGGCTCTCAATATAATTCATTGTAATTGGTTTCCTTTACATCAGATAAACCTCTTGAACACTCATCTAAAACCATCAGCGTCTGTCTGTCCATTGTCACAGGTTTTGAGACCTTTTGAAGTTCGTTGTTAAATTTAACTTCAATCAACTAGGCCTACTATCAGTTCACAATGGCACTGGCTACTAGCCAATGGCTACTGGGTTCATATAAATATGAGTAGCAGTTTCGCACAACTATCTTCATAGTTTTCATTTCACTGTAGACAGTGCTTGTAATTTCCATTTTACACAATGCCAGGAGGTAGACCGAGGAACCCAATATGGcctgattttgaaaaaatatatgtGAGCGACAAACTTTCACACGTTGAATGCAAGCTTTGCAATTCAAAGGTCAGTGCTAAAGCTGATCGCATGAGAGGATATAGTTAAACATCAAACTTCAACACTGACGGCCTCACCAATACCAAGTAGCTCTCAAGCAGAACAAGTTGCATTGTCTTCAGATAGGCCGGTCGAGAGTGAGGATGTTGCTGCACTTGAGCAACCTCCTCTTAAACATGTATCTTTAGCTCGGGTGATACTTATGCTTTCTCATCCTACACTCACAcgtaatacaaaatatattatatctgtaaaattgttataatgtatacatatatggtaTGCACCCATTTGCTGCAAGGAATGCTTACACTACTCTACATCAACTAATAACTATTACAGAATGATCAAAACATATTATATACAGCTGTAATATGAAGTAATAACAGATTAAGGCCAAACAAAACAGGTTGCAACAAGGAAAAAGATTTTCCCAGTTTTGACCGAATCACCTGGTAAAAAGAGTTTTTCCCAGGACGGTTTTACCGGTAAAAACCAGCAACCGGTAAAACTGGTTAACCAGTTTACCGGTTGTTTAGTTAACATAGTTTACCAGTTTAACTATGTTTTTACCAGCATAACTGGTAAAAATCGGGCCAGTAAAAACTGGCCCGATTTTTACCAGTACAACCCTGGTTACTAAGACTGTTGGATTTAAAATACTGAACGCTTTAACTCCTTCATATACCGCAAATATGTTTCACTACTCAAGTACCAGATGTCCGTGATTATGTCCGTGATTATGTCCGTGACGTGATGATTTATCTTGTATTTAGCAAAAAGGTGCAGCCAACAATTGTGTTGCtaaatcttttaatattttgtcaaaagAGGTAAGATGTATACCTAAACTCGCTAGTTTCAAGACATGCTAATTCAATGTCTCATCTTTCTGTCTTTCAttgcttttgttttctttctctTATTCTTACGAGTTTTATAATACTTATGGCACTAAACAATTAACGTTAACCTTCACACTTTGTCCTTTATTGTAAGATGTAGATAAATTGCTTACTCTCCTTCAGTAAGCGTACATACCTCCTCTTTCCACCTGGTTTTTGGttgttgatgtattttattataagtaTGATAAACTTTCTATGCCTTGTTGGGTGTCTAATCAGCGGGTTTGCTTTTCACACATTTCTGTCTATTGCAGGAGTTATTGCGAAGTATCAAGGATCCCTTATCTGATTGGCTTGACATCAAACTCGGAGCTGAAGTCACTGATAACTCAATATTTCATGATCTTcctaaaaagtttgaaagtttataCTTTGCTGACATGAAAGCGCTGAATGTAAGCGTAGATAACATAGATAACCGGCTGCATAAATAGCCTTATGCACCGGTGTCAATATACTTAAATAGAGCCATATGATGTTACTAATAGAGACTATAGTAAGTTAGAGCCATATGATGTTACTAATAGAGACTATAGTAAGTTAGAGAGTCATATGATGTTACTAATAGAGACTATAGTAAGTTAGAGAGTCATATGATGTTACTAATAGTGACTATAGTAAGTTAGAGAGTCATATGATGTTACTAATAGTGACTATAGTAAGTTAGAGTCATATGATGTTACTAATAGAGACTATAGTAAGTTAGAGTCATATGATGTTACTAATAGAGACTATAGTAAGTTAGAGTCATATGATGTTACTAATAGAGACTATGGTAAGTTAGAGTCATATGATGTTAGTAATAGAGACTATAGTAAGTTAGAGTCATATGATGTCATCACATAGATGTTAGCTCATTTGTGTGTTAAAAAGGACAACTCATTGAACCTAAATTGAACTTTTCATATATGTTTAGGTTGCATCACTTTGCGCACTTCGAATATGATTAACATTTCTTTAGTATTTCCTACTCATGTCGTGTATTAAATGTTCcttatgagttttcatatgggCTTCCTGAGTTGCTTGTTTGTTGCtagcttttttaaataaagatttGTGGTACTTGATtttcgttttattttgtttgcataGGTCGACATAGGTTTTTGAGTTCATGTTGATACTGCGGTAACTGTATCCTGGTGAATTTACTGTTCTTTACaaaactgttgcccttttttcttGCAGTATATGTGTGCATTGAGTCTTCTTTACCATTTTTGTTCCAAGTTGTTTGAACTGTCGGGTGGTTTATATGATGATATGGCAATCTTTTTCacatttgtctttttgttttccTTTCCTAGTAAACCATATTTCTCTTGGATAGTTATTgtgttttgtttgtgtttttattatgcACTTTTCTACTCTAGATTCTGCCTCCAGATGTTTTGTCCCGAGTCACAGAGTATGTCCCTGAAATCATCGATTTCATACAGAAAATCATGGAAAATGGTTTCGCGTAAGTCAACACCTTTCAATTCATAAATGCAATGTAGAGGAGACGCTGATTCTGTTAAGAACTGAAGAGTTCTTACAGAAATAATCCTATGGTAGTAAAGAGTTCTTACAGGGATAATCCAATGGTAGTAAAGAGTTCTTACAGGAATAATCCTATGGTAGTAAAGAGTTCTTACAGGAATAATCCTATGGTAGTAAAGTGTTCTTACAGGAATAATCCTATGGTAGTAAAGAGTTCTTACAGGAATAATCCTATGGTAGTAAAGTGTTCTTACAGGAATAATCCTATGGTAGTAAAGAGTTCTTACAGGAATAATCCTATGATAGTAAAGTGTTTTATCATAAATCAATATATTGTTTGATGATTTATTATATTGCTATTGCTGCCGAAAATTGCTTTTGACCTTTTCACCTTTTTGGTTCATTCACATTCGCATTGTCTAGTTTGGTTTACTTGATGAATTGCTCATCTCCTCATGGCTATATTCTCATGGCCTCTGCTATACACGTTTTGACAGCTATGAAGTGAATGGTTCAGTATACTTCCTAAGCAGTGACTTTAACAAAGACAAAAGACATTTCTACGCAAAGCTGGTGCCTGAAGCATTTGGAGACTCCGAAGCGCTAGAAGAGGGAGAAGGTAGGCCACAGTTAAGTCTCATGCATTGCGTGGATGCATTGCGTGGAGGCATTGCATGGATGCATTGCGTGGATGCATTGGCGTGGATGCATTGCATGGATGTATTGCATGGATGCATTGGTGTGGATGCATTGCATGGATGCATTGCGTTGATGCATTGCGTGGATGCATTGCTAAGATGCATTGGCGTGGATGCATTGGCGTGGATGCATTGCGTGGATGCATTGCGTGGATGCATTGCATGGATGCATTGCTAGGATGCATTGCGTGGATGCATTGCGTGGATGCATTGTGTGGATGCATTGCGTGGATGCGTTGCGTGGATGCGTTGTGTGGATGCGTTGCCAGGATGCATTGCGTGGATGCATTGCGTGGATGCATTGCGTGAATGCATTGGCGTGGATGCATTGGCGTGGATGCATTGGCGTGGATGCATTGCGTGGATGCATTGGCGTGGATGCATTGCGTGGATGCATTGCGTGGATGCATTGGCGTGGATGCATTGGCGTGGATGCATTGGCGTGGATGCATTGCGTGGATGCATTGCGTGGGATGCATTGCATGGATGCATTGGCATGGATGCATTGCGTGGATGTATTGGCGTGGATGCATTGCGTGGATGCATTGGCGTGGATGCATTGCGTGGATGCATTGGCGTGGATGCATTGGTTTGTTAgcattttttaaagatattgGTTAGGGATATGTTGACGTATGTTTTATATACAGTGCATCCCCGGGTTACTATTACCCTGTTATAGCGTTTTTTGCCTTGATATACGGCACACAATGTTCTTTCACCCCTACCATATGGcatttttttcgccatacgacatCAACGAAAATTTATCTCGACGTTCAAATTTGGTAGTCCACTGGTGTGCTGAGTACCTCGTAATAACAAAGATTTCGATATGCCAATCGCCAAAATCTTTCCCATAATGCatgaaagagatacaatgctcGCTCTCTCAGTTTAACGttatttattataagttatagtgaaaacgaaaccggaaacaaaCAGGTGATAAAATGTTAAACGATGACAAAATAATAGTTTAGTTTAGTAAGACACATACTAAAACTGTGTGTTTTTAGTAGATTCAACAGTAACATATACATACAGTAAGTTATCAggtacatttatatacatatagtgaGCTAGCAGCACATTGTATTTGCACAAAGGTTTAGTTCATCACCTTTATCTCGGCGTATTTTTAAACCATTCATACTTGTGGTGACTGTCTACAGGTGATTTGATTTGTTCTGCTGATCGACTCGGGGAGAAAAGAAATGCTACTGATTTTGCTCTATGGAAGCTTTCAAAGCCAGGAGAGCCAAGTTGGAACTCTCCTTGGGGCAAGGTATTTTACTACACCCTTTCTTTGAGCTCGCTTCGTCTTGTTCATTGATTGGGTAGGATATATGAATGGCACATTACCAGCAGTCTTCTATAAGGATTCTACCTGTATTCTACCTGCAGGGTCGACCAGGCTGGCACATTGAGTGCTCTGTGATGGCCAGCAAGGTGTTAGGTGATTCACTAGACATTCATACTGGCGGCTTTGATCTCAAGTTTCCCCACCACGACAATGAGCTTGCTCAGGCAGAGGTAAGGGGCAGTCATTCTGCACTATGCTGAACAATAAATCAATTTTACACACGTATATACATGCAGTAGGCTAAACTTAATCGACTTCTCAGTATGcatatatgtacttatatatatgtaaagtcGAATTTTTCTTCGGTGAATGAAGAAAATTCGACTTTTCAAATAATTATCAGTGTAAACAATTGCTTCACTTAGTACTAATGATGTAGAGTTGTTTTGTAGCTTTCAATTTTACTTTATCTCAAATATGTTTAGTCGTAGAATTAATTTTGAACATAAACAAAGGGCAAATAACtacttatacatacatatacatatatctgttAGTCTTAACAACTCATACTAAACAGAAACATAATTGAGTTATATTTGTGCTCGTATATCCTTGCAGTgaattttattatacatgtattacctCTTAAGGATATGGTTGTGTGGTGCTTGTCCAATTTTTGATGAATATTCAATGCATAGCTGGCTTCCATGATATTTTCAGGCATATTACGGTCACAGTCATTGGGTCCGTTACTTCTTGCACACGGGTAAACTCACTATAGACGGACTTAAAATGTCAAAATCTCTGAAGAATTTTACGACAATACAGGAGGCTCTGCAGCAGTATACAAGTACACAGATCCGCTTCACCTTTCTTCTTCACTCTTGGAAGGACACGATAGACTATAGTGCAAACACTATGGAAATGGCCTTTTTGTATGAGCGCACATTCAAGGTTAGTCCAATGACGTGCACTGTTTTCGGTTTTGTACTAAATTATGGTTTTTTGTAAATTCGTATCTAATGCAAGGATTGAGACCTGGCTACACACCTATGAAATACATCGCCGATGCAAAGTGTAGATATTAGTCATGACATCGCACGTCGACCCATTGCGTCATGTTGACACATagattgaccaatgagaattgGCGTCAGTTGTGTGAAAGCCATGATGTTCTTGCTGGATTCTTTGGTACCATTGTTGAAATATTGTCAGGATATTGGTATTTCATCATGAATGATTTGTTATAACAATAGCATTTGCACACCTATTTGCATTTCTGTGTTTTGCTAAAAGAAAACTGCCACATGATGAAAAAACAAAGTACAAAAATGCTCTGAGTTCATGGCGTA
The genomic region above belongs to Watersipora subatra chromosome 1, tzWatSuba1.1, whole genome shotgun sequence and contains:
- the LOC137385834 gene encoding cysteine--tRNA ligase, cytoplasmic-like isoform X2 is translated as MAIKSYGIAVDLQYMTFRTWAMPDIDDKIIRRARQHKLFENFLDKTRQLPGLMETVTSAFQSLKQKLANEKDEAKQKMLTKSLARSEEALQIFESKSEDERSSKTTQEELLRSIKDPLSDWLDIKLGAEVTDNSIFHDLPKKFESLYFADMKALNILPPDVLSRVTEYVPEIIDFIQKIMENGFAYEVNGSVYFLSSDFNKDKRHFYAKLVPEAFGDSEALEEGEGDLICSADRLGEKRNATDFALWKLSKPGEPSWNSPWGKGRPGWHIECSVMASKVLGDSLDIHTGGFDLKFPHHDNELAQAEAYYGHSHWVRYFLHTGKLTIDGLKMSKSLKNFTTIQEALQQYTSTQIRFTFLLHSWKDTIDYSANTMEMAFLYERTFKEFFLNMKSVLRQLPSSGGEMFRKWQEMEEKLGDRFDKCKSAVHAALCDSINTRAALEQMKEMISHTNIYVMEKRSLRKLADYTLLHNISTYLTDMLKIFGVITGDNSIGFTEVIEGSVNVEETVMPYLDCLADFRKVMRQNASLKKDFDALNLCDNLRDDILPALGVRMEDLEGDMTAIKLVDKESLMKERAEKIEQKKAEEKAKIEKKAKQAAEKKAKEEQMKIPPSELFTSQTDKYSKFNDKGFPTHTADGAELSKSQVKKLQKIYDAQAKKYEEHMKST